Genomic window (Negativicutes bacterium):
TGGAACAATTTGAGAGTTTTCTTTACTTCATCGGCTCGGTCTTTGCACCGATGATTGCCATTCAAGTGGTCGACAGTTTGATTTTTCAACAGGATGCTTCCGATCAAAGCGTAGAAAAAAAGAATCTGCTGCTTTGGCTGATTGGATTTTTGCTTTACCGTTATTTTATGACCATCAACACACCGATCGGGAATACGCTGCCCGTCATGCTGATTGTGACTGGGCTCTATCTGATCATCAGGCAATTCAAAGGAGGAAAATAGAGATGTTTGCTCAAATGCTGGAAAACACCAGGAAATTTA
Coding sequences:
- a CDS encoding putative hydroxymethylpyrimidine transporter CytX, which produces EQFESFLYFIGSVFAPMIAIQVVDSLIFQQDASDQSVEKKNLLLWLIGFLLYRYFMTINTPIGNTLPVMLIVTGLYLIIRQFKGGK